One genomic window of Bombus fervidus isolate BK054 chromosome 14, iyBomFerv1, whole genome shotgun sequence includes the following:
- the LOC139994096 gene encoding uncharacterized protein isoform X2, giving the protein MSGRLPRLRALRPRPQQFKTESHKEGNLKENRQEVVMREHELQSDTEDISYSVKDDVPIKNNSKHEHEHEELDCSGSSQNYECKTCKPPKPLSSLKAYLDHLKKEHKQKGKFIRDTGNRCSMCSYVALNSRDLETHQRVHHLKRRFFRCAKCSYVTHVRARYTKHVKYHSMPMIKCDACDFRTPYKWNLDRHTRNHGGGGAFQCRACNFTADIRQSLTVHETNHHEPPVGQTNRKSSTPFERKPRNSPKRYNQVGASDFRESLHISTGTTVSISPGDSYISDQSMEDKRSAIANAECIALKCEEKGCQFITAWDSEMQRHLAECHAPITPNKSRKPLPMLIPLSPTKLNSINSSGPSTTLLKVPRVRVRPELAQIARDTELAKLYGNKEVSNLKKDANNAADLFEKKNASFFDKLKEKLTTTASINNGVPEVAVSTTNDLKCWCTFKASSMEELACHKQIHHTALSVSVGTTRCPKCRRRCKSSTDLQVHMQCCHSTSNDTSIHNSLEKLSNCSELRVTSYRGEYAFPAQTDWDVNLSGQNSSGSSVEQQSWDDQNMEEHSVEETNSDEPPTKLFIMNSNEYRQTSDLSSSPISIVSPNEGNHNLNTINIGLKPPPLLKAAARNRGQSLLKSNLISSHSLSSGSSSATIAEENKRTMWKCKRCNFRHCSREIVSMHVKSHSEPADQRHGEEKNVFGCGDCPFSAPDAATLSMHRVHHRPNLDAIFKCYLCPYYVSTKVELLDHVRLHGEELAVVHQQNMEYDFSTKSKAHRTSNTDNSINRTKQEKSVEQVIHITTQSNVTCFTNVSKNSGAPPPLLLDTRALPEAPLVWVSRPDGTLAKMLKCRHCPFVSSRRAEVRDHETMHLDTPSNGPVVACTDCSFTCTRREVMVAHTDMHSGSLGTVHCLVDDSRPDSQQLSDLTALLGFTHSPVLGSEPDLRDLRLVHCCSKCPARFLCEKELRIHLRYHSTELAYSCQWCSYAARQPAHLLAHQKAHSTEYQERTKYLLSLYGQSQRYPPPTTACVESNNQDSNNSTPTVAWIVVEVTESSNNGFNSSMNNTNQRTGNQVFTCAKCPARYFKLDALEYHMTLHGSNNRFKCTECDYSSKTAQNLVKHQVVHRRQNEASDVTSNLSPPPDPQFGLFMRGNPNFVYPGYLRNGRLKEKRYKCHKCPSAFEKREQYRVHLTLHGAKQRYRCDTCDYSVKYYANYIQHLKKHQANAEAQASRRQFEDDTITIDSDNISDNIGSISRSGKTLKSPNNSASIMTTNGISVLNFGGAQASNQDKQSLMLLQKKGILLSSNDEMETLRCQSCPFSTCDKDMMDAHKRRHGIERMTPSCPHCDYIPRKDENVGEHIRLHFTRLYKPESYLIIELLTLTMKKISSNGKEEKQKAAELLFKEYADGRFFPFTDTNSFGSPPTVSKEKVIVDPNTGETKHLTV; this is encoded by the exons ATGTCAGGAAGGCTACCCCGTCTGCGTGCACTTCGTCCACGACCCCAGCAATTTAAAACGGAGTCACATAAGGAAGGTAACCTTAAAGAGAATCGTCAGGAAGTCGTGATGAGGGAACACGAGTTGCAAAGTGACACCGAAGACATTTCGTACAGTGTCAAAGACGATGTCCCAATAAAAAACAATTCAAAGCACGAGCACGAACACGAGGAGCTCGATTGTTCGGGGTCTTCACAAAATTACGAATGTAAAACATGCAAACCACCAAAACCTTTATCAAGTCTTAAGGCGTATCTGGATCATCTGAAAAAGGAGCACAAACAAaag GGGAAATTCATACGTGACACTGGAAATCGATGTTCTATGTGTTCATATGTTGCATTAAATTCAAGAGATCTTGAAACTCATCAGAGAGTACATCATTTAAAGAGAAGGTTTTTCCGATGTGCTAAGTGCTCTTATGTAACACATGTACGTGCTCGTTATACAAAGCATGTGAAATATCATTCCATGCCAATGATCAAATGTGATGCTTGTGATTTTCGTACACCATATAAG TGGAATTTAGATAGGCACACTAGAAATCATGGAGGAGGAGGGGCTTTTCAATGTCGTGCTTGTAATTTTACAGCTGATATTAGACAAAGTTTAACAGTACATGAAACTAATCATCATGAACCTCCTGTGGGTCAAACAAATCGTAAATCTAGCACACCTTTTGAACGAAAACCAAGAAATAGTCCTAAACGTTACAATCAG GTGGGTGCAAGTGATTTTCGGGAATCACTACATATATCTACAGGTACAACAGTCTCAATCAGTCCTGGAGATTCATACATTTCTGATCAATCCATGGAAGATAAGAGAAGTGCAATAGCTAATGCAGAATGTATAGCATTGAAGTGTGAAGAAAAAGGTTGCCAATTCATTACTGCATGGGATTCTGAGATGCAACGACACCTGGCAGAATGTCATGCTCCAATTACACCAAATAAATCCAGAAAACCACTGCCAATGTTAATTCCTCTAAGTCCTACTAAGCTAAATAGTATTAACTCCAGTGGACCTTCAACGACGTTGTTAAAAGTTCCACGTGTTAGAGTAAGACCGGAACTCGCGCAAATTGCAAGAGACACGGAACTGGCAAAATTATATGGAAATAAAGAA GTCAGCAACTTAAAGAAGGATGCGAATAACGCGGccgatttatttgaaaaaaaaaatgcgtCGTTCTTTGATAAGCTTAAGGAAAAGCTTACAACGACAGCGTCAATTAATAATGGAGTACCGGAGGTAGCTGTAAGTACTACGAACGATTTGAAATGCTGGTGTACTTTTAAAGCTAGTAGCATGGAAGAGCTGGCTTGTCACAAACAAATACACCACACTGCTCTAAGTGTATCCGTGGGCACAACGCGTTGCCCGAAGTGCAGGAGACGTTGCAAAAGTTCGACTGATCTACAAGTGCATATGCAGTGTTGTCACTCGACAAGCAACGATACGTCAATACACAATAGCttagaaaaattatcaaattgtTCAGAACTCCGTGTGACCTCGTATCGCGGTGAATATGCATTCCCAGCGCAAACGGATTGGGACGTTAATCTCAGCGGACAGAATTCCTCTGGATCATCG GTCGAGCAACAGTCGTGGGATGATCAAAACATGGAGGAACATAGCGTGGAAGAAACGAATTCTGACGAACCGCCAACTAAGTTATTCATAATGAATAGCAACGAATATCGGCAAACATCGGATCTCTCGTCTTCTCCTATTTCGATCGTGTCTCCGAATGAAGGAAACCATAATCTTAACACCATTAACATCGGATTGAAACCACCACCGCTTCTTAAAGCTGCGGCGAGGAATCGGGGACAGTCTTTACTTAAAAGCAATTTGATTTCCTCTCATTCACTATCAAGTGGATCATCATCAGCAACAATCGCAGAGGAAAATAAACGTACAATGTGGAAATGCAAACGTTGCAATTTTCGACATTGTAGTAGAGAAATTGTTTCTATGCACGTTAAATCTCACAGTGAGCCAGCTGACCAACGCCATGGAGAAGAAAAA AATGTATTTGGTTGTGGAGATTGTCCATTTTCCGCACCTGATGCAGCAACGTTATCGATGCATAGAGTTCACCATCGTCCAAATTTGGAtgctatttttaaatgttatttatgtCCATATTATGTCAGCACAAAagt aGAGCTTTTAGATCATGTCAGACTTCATGGAGAGGAGCTCGCCGTTGTGCACCAACAGAATATGGAGTACGATTTCTCTACCAAGTCTAAAGCACATCGAACTTCAAACACTGATAATA GTATTAATCGCACAAAACAAGAGAAGTCTGTAGAGCAAGTGATTCATATCACAACACAGAGCAACGTGACTTGTTTCACTAATGTTTCGAAGAACTCCGGAGCGCCACCGCCATTGCTTCTTGATACACGAGCACTGCCTGAAGCTCCATTAGTATGGGTGTCTCGACCAGATGGTACACTAgcgaaaatgttaaaatgtcGTCACTGCCCTTTTGTATCTTCGCGACGAGCAGAAGTCCGAGATCATGAAACCATGCACCTCGATACTCCTAGTAATGGTCCTGTGGTCGCTTGTACAGATTGTAGTTTCACTTGCACACGGCGAGAAGTCATGGTTGCACACACAGATATGCATTCCGGATCTTTAGGCACTGTTCATTGTTTGGTAGATGATTCAAGGCCAGATTCGCAGCAATTAAGCGATTTGACTGCGCTTCTCGGCTTTACTCATTCTCCGGTATTAGGTTCGGAACCTGATTTACGAGACTTAAGACTTGTGCATTGTTGTAGCAAATGTCCAGCGCGATTCCTTTGCGAAAAGGAATTAAGAATACATTTAAGATATCATTCTACAGAACTAGCTTATTCTTGCCAATGGTGTTCTTATGCTGCTCGACAACCGGCCCATCTTTTAGCCCATCAGAAGGCACATTCTACGGAGTATCAAGAGCGcaccaaatatttattatctttgtACGGCCAGTCACAGCGATATCCACCCCCTACCACAGCTTGTGTCGAATCAAATAATCAAGATTCAAATAATTCTACACCTACTGTTGCATGGATTGTAGTCGAAGTTACAGAAAGTTCCAACAACGGGTTTAATAGTAGCATGAACAACACAAATCAACGAACTGGGAATCAAGTATTCACTTGTGCAAAATGTCCGGCTCGTTATTTCAAATTGGATGCTCTAGAATATCATATGACCTTGCATGGATCAAACAATAGATTTAAATGTACTGAGTGTGACTATTCGTCGAAGACGGCtcagaatttagtgaaacatcAGGTAGTTCATAGACGTCAAAACGAAGCGAGCGATGTAACTTCAAATCTGTCGCCTCCTCCGGACCCACAGTTTGGACTTTTTATGCGTGGGAATCCTAACTTTGTATATCCTGGTTATTTAAGAAACGGCCGATTAAAAGAAAAGCGATATAAATGCCATAAATGTCCTTCTGCCTTTGAAAAACGAGAACAATACAGAGTTCATCTAACTCTGCACGGTGCGAAACAAAGATATCGCTGCGATACGTGCGACTATTCCGTAAAATATTATGCTAATTATATTCAACATCTAAAGAAACATCAGGCAAATGCAGAGGCGCAAGCTTCACGTAGACAATTTGAGGACGATACAATTACCATTGATAGTGATAATATTTCCGATAATATAGGCTCCATTTCACGTTCAGGAAAGACGCTTAAATCACCCAATAATTCAGCTTCGATCATGACTACAAATGGTATATCAGTGTTAAATTTTGGTGGAGCACAGGCCTCGAATCAAGATAAGCAGTCCTTAATGTTGCTACAAAAGAAAGGGATACTTCTATCTTCTAACGACGAAATGGAGACGTTACGTTGTCAAAGCTGTCCGTTTTCTACGTGTGACAAAGATATGATGGATGCTCATAAGCGTCGACATGGCATTGAAAGAATGACACCGTCTTGTCCTCATTGCGATTATATACCGCGAAAAGATGAGAATGTCGGCGAACATATTAGATTGCATTTTACAAGACTTTATAAACCAGAATCCTATcttattatagaattattaacATTGACAATGAAAAAGATATCTTCTAACggaaaggaagagaaacaAAAGGCTGCCgaattactttttaaagaaTACGCGGATGGaagattttttccttttaccgATACCAATTCCTTTGGGAGTCCTCCTACTGTGAGCAAAGAAAAAGTCATAGTCGATCCAAATACAGGAGAAACGAAACATTTAACTgtttag
- the LOC139994096 gene encoding uncharacterized protein isoform X4, which yields MSGRLPRLRALRPRPQQFKTESHKEGNLKENRQEVVMREHELQSDTEDISYSVKDDVPIKNNSKHEHEHEELDCSGSSQNYECKTCKPPKPLSSLKAYLDHLKKEHKQKGKFIRDTGNRCSMCSYVALNSRDLETHQRVHHLKRRFFRCAKCSYVTHVRARYTKHVKYHSMPMIKCDACDFRTPYKWNLDRHTRNHGGGGAFQCRACNFTADIRQSLTVHETNHHEPPVGQTNRKSSTPFERKPRNSPKRYNQVGASDFRESLHISTGTTVSISPGDSYISDQSMEDKRSAIANAECIALKCEEKGCQFITAWDSEMQRHLAECHAPITPNKSRKPLPMLIPLSPTKLNSINSSGPSTTLLKVPRVRVRPELAQIARDTELAKLYGNKEVSNLKKDANNAADLFEKKNASFFDKLKEKLTTTASINNGVPEVAVEQQSWDDQNMEEHSVEETNSDEPPTKLFIMNSNEYRQTSDLSSSPISIVSPNEGNHNLNTINIGLKPPPLLKAAARNRGQSLLKSNLISSHSLSSGSSSATIAEENKRTMWKCKRCNFRHCSREIVSMHVKSHSEPADQRHGEEKNVFGCGDCPFSAPDAATLSMHRVHHRPNLDAIFKCYLCPYYVSTKVELLDHVRLHGEELAVVHQQNMEYDFSTKSKAHRTSNTDNSINRTKQEKSVEQVIHITTQSNVTCFTNVSKNSGAPPPLLLDTRALPEAPLVWVSRPDGTLAKMLKCRHCPFVSSRRAEVRDHETMHLDTPSNGPVVACTDCSFTCTRREVMVAHTDMHSGSLGTVHCLVDDSRPDSQQLSDLTALLGFTHSPVLGSEPDLRDLRLVHCCSKCPARFLCEKELRIHLRYHSTELAYSCQWCSYAARQPAHLLAHQKAHSTEYQERTKYLLSLYGQSQRYPPPTTACVESNNQDSNNSTPTVAWIVVEVTESSNNGFNSSMNNTNQRTGNQVFTCAKCPARYFKLDALEYHMTLHGSNNRFKCTECDYSSKTAQNLVKHQVVHRRQNEASDVTSNLSPPPDPQFGLFMRGNPNFVYPGYLRNGRLKEKRYKCHKCPSAFEKREQYRVHLTLHGAKQRYRCDTCDYSVKYYANYIQHLKKHQANAEAQASRRQFEDDTITIDSDNISDNIGSISRSGKTLKSPNNSASIMTTNGISVLNFGGAQASNQDKQSLMLLQKKGILLSSNDEMETLRCQSCPFSTCDKDMMDAHKRRHGIERMTPSCPHCDYIPRKDENVGEHIRLHFTRLYKPESYLIIELLTLTMKKISSNGKEEKQKAAELLFKEYADGRFFPFTDTNSFGSPPTVSKEKVIVDPNTGETKHLTV from the exons ATGTCAGGAAGGCTACCCCGTCTGCGTGCACTTCGTCCACGACCCCAGCAATTTAAAACGGAGTCACATAAGGAAGGTAACCTTAAAGAGAATCGTCAGGAAGTCGTGATGAGGGAACACGAGTTGCAAAGTGACACCGAAGACATTTCGTACAGTGTCAAAGACGATGTCCCAATAAAAAACAATTCAAAGCACGAGCACGAACACGAGGAGCTCGATTGTTCGGGGTCTTCACAAAATTACGAATGTAAAACATGCAAACCACCAAAACCTTTATCAAGTCTTAAGGCGTATCTGGATCATCTGAAAAAGGAGCACAAACAAaag GGGAAATTCATACGTGACACTGGAAATCGATGTTCTATGTGTTCATATGTTGCATTAAATTCAAGAGATCTTGAAACTCATCAGAGAGTACATCATTTAAAGAGAAGGTTTTTCCGATGTGCTAAGTGCTCTTATGTAACACATGTACGTGCTCGTTATACAAAGCATGTGAAATATCATTCCATGCCAATGATCAAATGTGATGCTTGTGATTTTCGTACACCATATAAG TGGAATTTAGATAGGCACACTAGAAATCATGGAGGAGGAGGGGCTTTTCAATGTCGTGCTTGTAATTTTACAGCTGATATTAGACAAAGTTTAACAGTACATGAAACTAATCATCATGAACCTCCTGTGGGTCAAACAAATCGTAAATCTAGCACACCTTTTGAACGAAAACCAAGAAATAGTCCTAAACGTTACAATCAG GTGGGTGCAAGTGATTTTCGGGAATCACTACATATATCTACAGGTACAACAGTCTCAATCAGTCCTGGAGATTCATACATTTCTGATCAATCCATGGAAGATAAGAGAAGTGCAATAGCTAATGCAGAATGTATAGCATTGAAGTGTGAAGAAAAAGGTTGCCAATTCATTACTGCATGGGATTCTGAGATGCAACGACACCTGGCAGAATGTCATGCTCCAATTACACCAAATAAATCCAGAAAACCACTGCCAATGTTAATTCCTCTAAGTCCTACTAAGCTAAATAGTATTAACTCCAGTGGACCTTCAACGACGTTGTTAAAAGTTCCACGTGTTAGAGTAAGACCGGAACTCGCGCAAATTGCAAGAGACACGGAACTGGCAAAATTATATGGAAATAAAGAA GTCAGCAACTTAAAGAAGGATGCGAATAACGCGGccgatttatttgaaaaaaaaaatgcgtCGTTCTTTGATAAGCTTAAGGAAAAGCTTACAACGACAGCGTCAATTAATAATGGAGTACCGGAGGTAGCT GTCGAGCAACAGTCGTGGGATGATCAAAACATGGAGGAACATAGCGTGGAAGAAACGAATTCTGACGAACCGCCAACTAAGTTATTCATAATGAATAGCAACGAATATCGGCAAACATCGGATCTCTCGTCTTCTCCTATTTCGATCGTGTCTCCGAATGAAGGAAACCATAATCTTAACACCATTAACATCGGATTGAAACCACCACCGCTTCTTAAAGCTGCGGCGAGGAATCGGGGACAGTCTTTACTTAAAAGCAATTTGATTTCCTCTCATTCACTATCAAGTGGATCATCATCAGCAACAATCGCAGAGGAAAATAAACGTACAATGTGGAAATGCAAACGTTGCAATTTTCGACATTGTAGTAGAGAAATTGTTTCTATGCACGTTAAATCTCACAGTGAGCCAGCTGACCAACGCCATGGAGAAGAAAAA AATGTATTTGGTTGTGGAGATTGTCCATTTTCCGCACCTGATGCAGCAACGTTATCGATGCATAGAGTTCACCATCGTCCAAATTTGGAtgctatttttaaatgttatttatgtCCATATTATGTCAGCACAAAagt aGAGCTTTTAGATCATGTCAGACTTCATGGAGAGGAGCTCGCCGTTGTGCACCAACAGAATATGGAGTACGATTTCTCTACCAAGTCTAAAGCACATCGAACTTCAAACACTGATAATA GTATTAATCGCACAAAACAAGAGAAGTCTGTAGAGCAAGTGATTCATATCACAACACAGAGCAACGTGACTTGTTTCACTAATGTTTCGAAGAACTCCGGAGCGCCACCGCCATTGCTTCTTGATACACGAGCACTGCCTGAAGCTCCATTAGTATGGGTGTCTCGACCAGATGGTACACTAgcgaaaatgttaaaatgtcGTCACTGCCCTTTTGTATCTTCGCGACGAGCAGAAGTCCGAGATCATGAAACCATGCACCTCGATACTCCTAGTAATGGTCCTGTGGTCGCTTGTACAGATTGTAGTTTCACTTGCACACGGCGAGAAGTCATGGTTGCACACACAGATATGCATTCCGGATCTTTAGGCACTGTTCATTGTTTGGTAGATGATTCAAGGCCAGATTCGCAGCAATTAAGCGATTTGACTGCGCTTCTCGGCTTTACTCATTCTCCGGTATTAGGTTCGGAACCTGATTTACGAGACTTAAGACTTGTGCATTGTTGTAGCAAATGTCCAGCGCGATTCCTTTGCGAAAAGGAATTAAGAATACATTTAAGATATCATTCTACAGAACTAGCTTATTCTTGCCAATGGTGTTCTTATGCTGCTCGACAACCGGCCCATCTTTTAGCCCATCAGAAGGCACATTCTACGGAGTATCAAGAGCGcaccaaatatttattatctttgtACGGCCAGTCACAGCGATATCCACCCCCTACCACAGCTTGTGTCGAATCAAATAATCAAGATTCAAATAATTCTACACCTACTGTTGCATGGATTGTAGTCGAAGTTACAGAAAGTTCCAACAACGGGTTTAATAGTAGCATGAACAACACAAATCAACGAACTGGGAATCAAGTATTCACTTGTGCAAAATGTCCGGCTCGTTATTTCAAATTGGATGCTCTAGAATATCATATGACCTTGCATGGATCAAACAATAGATTTAAATGTACTGAGTGTGACTATTCGTCGAAGACGGCtcagaatttagtgaaacatcAGGTAGTTCATAGACGTCAAAACGAAGCGAGCGATGTAACTTCAAATCTGTCGCCTCCTCCGGACCCACAGTTTGGACTTTTTATGCGTGGGAATCCTAACTTTGTATATCCTGGTTATTTAAGAAACGGCCGATTAAAAGAAAAGCGATATAAATGCCATAAATGTCCTTCTGCCTTTGAAAAACGAGAACAATACAGAGTTCATCTAACTCTGCACGGTGCGAAACAAAGATATCGCTGCGATACGTGCGACTATTCCGTAAAATATTATGCTAATTATATTCAACATCTAAAGAAACATCAGGCAAATGCAGAGGCGCAAGCTTCACGTAGACAATTTGAGGACGATACAATTACCATTGATAGTGATAATATTTCCGATAATATAGGCTCCATTTCACGTTCAGGAAAGACGCTTAAATCACCCAATAATTCAGCTTCGATCATGACTACAAATGGTATATCAGTGTTAAATTTTGGTGGAGCACAGGCCTCGAATCAAGATAAGCAGTCCTTAATGTTGCTACAAAAGAAAGGGATACTTCTATCTTCTAACGACGAAATGGAGACGTTACGTTGTCAAAGCTGTCCGTTTTCTACGTGTGACAAAGATATGATGGATGCTCATAAGCGTCGACATGGCATTGAAAGAATGACACCGTCTTGTCCTCATTGCGATTATATACCGCGAAAAGATGAGAATGTCGGCGAACATATTAGATTGCATTTTACAAGACTTTATAAACCAGAATCCTATcttattatagaattattaacATTGACAATGAAAAAGATATCTTCTAACggaaaggaagagaaacaAAAGGCTGCCgaattactttttaaagaaTACGCGGATGGaagattttttccttttaccgATACCAATTCCTTTGGGAGTCCTCCTACTGTGAGCAAAGAAAAAGTCATAGTCGATCCAAATACAGGAGAAACGAAACATTTAACTgtttag